The following proteins come from a genomic window of Herpetosiphonaceae bacterium:
- a CDS encoding PAS domain S-box protein, with protein sequence MDQSTTKEQLIAEVHALRQRVADLEACQPERHPIERMLSSQASVLNAVAQAVIATDLDGMIVYWNPFAEKLYGWTATEVHGRNILDVTPSAMLQTHASEIMERLREGKPWSGEFYVQRRDGTMFPVLVSDSPIQDESGRLIGIIGFSVDITERKQLEARLHEETETVETINRVGQLLS encoded by the coding sequence ATGGACCAATCGACGACCAAAGAGCAGCTTATCGCGGAAGTACACGCTTTGCGCCAGCGCGTTGCCGACCTGGAAGCGTGCCAGCCGGAGCGCCACCCGATCGAGCGTATGCTGAGCAGCCAGGCATCGGTGTTGAATGCCGTGGCGCAGGCGGTAATCGCCACGGATCTTGACGGAATGATCGTCTACTGGAATCCCTTCGCCGAAAAGCTCTACGGCTGGACCGCCACCGAAGTACACGGACGTAATATTCTGGATGTCACACCGTCGGCCATGCTCCAAACGCACGCGAGCGAGATTATGGAGCGGCTGCGCGAGGGCAAGCCCTGGTCAGGCGAATTTTATGTCCAGCGCCGCGACGGCACGATGTTTCCGGTGCTGGTCAGCGACTCGCCGATCCAGGACGAGTCGGGACGTTTGATCGGCATTATTGGCTTTTCGGTCGATATTACCGAGCGCAAGCAGTTGGAGGCTCGGCTGCACGAAGAGACAGAGACGGTCGAGACGATCAATCGCGTTGGACAACTGCTATC
- a CDS encoding YfhO family protein yields the protein MREKLATRHWELAAWRISLRHHGIGPVLALALLPFALFWAEALGRRVFYHHDLQYYFYPYHKLIVDITRAGHLPLWNPYAFSGIPLLGDGQTAMFYPPNWLFWLLPPIYALTVVVLLQFSIAGVGMWLYLRRLRLGALAAFVAALAYMFNGFLVARVVHLSIMAGAALIPLIFWSVERLLQARDRRSFVLAAALVGVQALAGHPQIPIYTAVGLGVYCLTLMLIEWRRRRWQTFQPLALLGGIYVLGYAIAAIQLVPWIEFASFSPRAANASYEFVTFQSLSGFDWLLWLFPYGYGGLRTSWLQSAPAWDLQVYLWERLAYVGLLPLALALVGIADLRRLWSQARRGDPQPGDTQPLPAERLLALTLVLVVVLLIAAGSSTPFGRLIYLLPAIGKLRAYARAVAVGCFALAALAAFGVERLAAHSRPASRASARLPIVAGALLALAVTGSLIAANGIGASGFASAQRNPMFRVMLDRSLQLDQANAYMPLLLALASTIVLWWLSRGVTRRGGAALIAVVAIDMLGFAATFNPTTSPESFARVPESVAFLRGEPEPFRTASFVKDDRLPPEVAQAQLAISWAIPYGVEDINGFNSLQPRRYTDLLFGPEVEDVSYGFLGDAALLQPDNHLLSMLNVKYALVQPQLALVPEPGPESFLPASDLYPTASWRKVFENEHVRIYRNPAPYERAYFVPRVSVIADARVILAAIRQPGFDATRQALVEGGLSAQQTQRLADDSPAQVRIERVSPNELRLHTQTTSERFLVLSEMWFPGWHAEIDGRELPIYRANYLFRGLVVPAGTHTIRMSYRPTSALVGASITGLALLGCGIALSGRRFQRR from the coding sequence ATGCGCGAGAAGTTAGCAACACGACATTGGGAGCTTGCCGCATGGCGGATCAGCCTGCGCCATCATGGGATCGGGCCGGTGCTGGCGCTGGCGCTGCTGCCGTTTGCGCTCTTCTGGGCGGAGGCGCTGGGTCGCCGCGTCTTCTACCATCATGATCTTCAGTACTACTTCTACCCCTACCACAAGCTGATCGTCGATATAACGCGCGCCGGGCATCTGCCGCTCTGGAATCCGTATGCGTTTAGCGGCATTCCGCTGCTCGGCGACGGCCAGACGGCGATGTTCTACCCGCCCAACTGGCTCTTCTGGCTGCTCCCGCCGATCTACGCGCTCACCGTCGTCGTGCTGCTGCAATTCTCGATCGCGGGTGTGGGCATGTGGCTCTACCTGCGCCGCCTGCGCCTCGGCGCGCTGGCGGCGTTTGTCGCGGCGCTGGCCTATATGTTCAACGGCTTCCTGGTGGCGCGCGTCGTACATCTGTCGATCATGGCTGGCGCGGCGCTGATCCCGCTGATCTTCTGGAGCGTCGAGCGGCTGCTGCAAGCGCGGGATAGGCGATCGTTCGTGCTGGCCGCTGCGCTGGTCGGCGTGCAGGCGCTGGCGGGCCACCCGCAGATCCCAATCTACACCGCCGTGGGCCTGGGCGTGTACTGCCTGACGCTGATGCTCATCGAGTGGCGGCGGCGGCGCTGGCAGACATTCCAGCCGCTCGCGCTCCTGGGTGGCATCTACGTGTTGGGCTATGCCATCGCGGCGATTCAGCTCGTGCCCTGGATCGAGTTCGCCTCGTTCTCGCCGCGCGCCGCCAATGCCAGCTACGAGTTCGTCACGTTCCAATCGCTGAGCGGCTTCGACTGGCTGCTCTGGCTCTTTCCGTACGGCTACGGCGGCCTGCGCACAAGCTGGCTGCAATCCGCGCCCGCCTGGGATCTGCAGGTCTATCTCTGGGAGCGTCTGGCGTATGTCGGGCTGCTGCCGCTGGCGCTGGCGCTAGTCGGGATCGCCGATCTCAGACGCCTGTGGAGCCAGGCCCGGCGCGGCGATCCACAGCCGGGCGACACACAGCCGCTTCCGGCTGAGCGGCTGCTGGCGCTGACCCTGGTGCTGGTGGTGGTGCTGCTGATCGCGGCGGGATCGAGCACGCCCTTTGGTCGGCTGATCTATCTGCTGCCCGCGATCGGCAAGCTGCGCGCCTATGCCCGCGCCGTCGCGGTCGGCTGCTTTGCGCTCGCGGCGCTGGCGGCGTTCGGCGTCGAGCGACTGGCAGCGCACAGCCGTCCAGCCAGCCGCGCGTCAGCCCGATTGCCGATCGTCGCGGGAGCGCTGCTGGCGCTGGCCGTCACCGGATCGCTGATCGCCGCCAATGGCATCGGCGCGTCGGGCTTTGCCAGCGCCCAGCGCAACCCAATGTTTCGCGTCATGCTCGATCGCTCGCTCCAGCTCGATCAGGCCAACGCCTACATGCCGCTGCTGCTGGCGCTTGCCAGCACGATCGTGCTGTGGTGGCTCAGCCGGGGCGTGACCCGGCGCGGCGGCGCGGCGCTGATCGCGGTCGTCGCGATCGATATGCTCGGCTTTGCCGCGACGTTCAATCCGACGACCAGCCCTGAGAGCTTCGCGCGCGTGCCGGAGAGCGTCGCCTTTTTACGCGGCGAGCCCGAACCGTTCCGGACAGCATCGTTTGTCAAAGACGACCGGCTGCCGCCTGAGGTGGCGCAGGCGCAACTGGCGATCAGCTGGGCAATCCCCTACGGCGTCGAGGACATCAACGGCTTCAATTCGCTCCAGCCGCGCCGCTACACGGATCTGCTGTTCGGCCCTGAGGTCGAGGACGTATCGTACGGCTTTCTTGGCGATGCCGCGCTGCTTCAGCCGGACAATCACCTGCTGAGTATGCTCAACGTTAAATACGCGCTGGTGCAGCCGCAGCTAGCGCTCGTGCCCGAACCTGGCCCGGAGAGCTTTCTGCCCGCCTCCGATCTCTATCCTACCGCGAGCTGGCGCAAGGTCTTTGAGAACGAGCACGTCCGGATCTATCGTAATCCCGCGCCCTACGAGCGCGCCTATTTCGTGCCCAGGGTCAGCGTGATCGCGGATGCGCGCGTGATCCTGGCGGCGATCAGGCAGCCCGGATTCGACGCAACCCGTCAGGCGCTCGTCGAAGGCGGCCTGAGCGCGCAGCAGACACAGCGCCTAGCGGACGACTCACCAGCTCAGGTGCGGATTGAGCGCGTATCGCCCAACGAGCTGCGGCTCCATACCCAGACGACCAGCGAGCGCTTCCTGGTCTTGAGCGAGATGTGGTTTCCGGGCTGGCACGCCGAGATCGACGGTCGCGAGCTGCCGATCTATCGCGCCAACTATCTTTTTCGCGGGCTGGTCGTCCCTGCGGGCACGCATACGATCCGCATGTCCTATCGCCCAACGTCGGCCCTGGTGGGCGCGAGCATCACCGGGCTGGCGCTGCTTGGCTGCGGCATCGCGCTCAGCGGGCGGCGCTTCCAGCGCCGCTGA
- a CDS encoding class I SAM-dependent methyltransferase produces MLHYRLHRDPKSSHQQIATLVRRLGCSPILDVGAAQGFLGQLLRDSSLMIDAVEPNPQWAEHAQPFYRRVFASSIEDAALPARTYRVIVCADVLEHTVDPEAVVRQLRHVAADDALFIISLPNVAHLAVRLMLLFGRFPQMERGILDRTHLHFYTLDTATEMLCRAGLEVVRARPTGVPLDELWPQGEGNPLFGALMRLQHLALLLAPRLFGFQWVLVARRRNGEPRTKS; encoded by the coding sequence ATGCTGCACTACCGCTTGCATCGCGACCCAAAAAGTAGCCATCAGCAAATAGCGACGCTCGTACGACGCCTGGGCTGTAGTCCAATCCTGGATGTAGGAGCGGCCCAGGGCTTTTTAGGTCAACTGCTGCGCGATAGCTCGCTGATGATCGACGCGGTCGAGCCGAACCCGCAGTGGGCCGAGCACGCGCAGCCGTTTTATCGCCGAGTCTTTGCCTCAAGCATCGAAGACGCCGCGCTGCCTGCCAGAACGTACCGCGTGATCGTCTGCGCCGACGTGCTGGAGCATACCGTCGATCCCGAAGCCGTCGTCCGGCAGTTGCGCCACGTGGCCGCCGACGACGCGCTCTTTATTATCTCGCTGCCGAACGTCGCGCACCTGGCCGTGCGCCTGATGCTGCTGTTCGGTCGGTTCCCGCAGATGGAGCGCGGCATCCTCGACCGGACGCATCTGCACTTCTACACGCTCGATACCGCGACCGAGATGCTGTGCCGGGCCGGGCTTGAGGTCGTGCGGGCGCGGCCTACCGGCGTGCCGCTCGATGAGCTGTGGCCGCAGGGCGAGGGCAATCCGCTCTTCGGCGCGCTGATGCGGCTGCAACATCTGGCGCTGCTGCTCGCGCCACGGCTCTTTGGCTTCCAGTGGGTGCTGGTGGCGAGGAGACGAAACGGAGAGCCAAGAACTAAGAGCTAG
- a CDS encoding glycosyltransferase family 2 protein: protein MARIGILVVAYNAESTLQSVLKRIPPDIMAKVEEIFVFDDASHDRTFEVGKEYQQHISQGKLSIYRNPVNLMYGGNQRRGYQYAIERGLDIVVLLHGDGQYAPEVMQELLTPLETGKAEMVMGSRMLIPGAALRGNMPLYKYVGNKILTWIENRLSGTRLSEFHSGYRAYSVHALNTIPLDGLTTNWHFDTQIILEFLKRGYRIQEVPIPTYYGDEICHVNGIPYAINCIRETLKFALLYRWRMNAALPLASRPKK from the coding sequence ATGGCCCGGATTGGGATACTTGTGGTCGCATACAACGCCGAGTCGACGCTGCAAAGCGTGCTTAAGCGCATTCCACCCGACATCATGGCGAAGGTTGAAGAAATTTTTGTGTTCGACGACGCGAGCCATGATCGCACATTCGAGGTCGGCAAGGAGTACCAGCAGCATATATCGCAGGGCAAACTCTCGATCTATCGGAATCCCGTCAACCTGATGTACGGCGGTAATCAGCGCCGGGGCTATCAGTATGCGATCGAGCGTGGCCTCGACATCGTCGTGCTGCTCCACGGCGACGGCCAGTACGCTCCCGAAGTGATGCAGGAGCTCCTCACGCCGCTCGAAACCGGCAAGGCCGAGATGGTCATGGGCTCGCGCATGCTGATACCGGGCGCGGCGCTTCGAGGCAACATGCCGCTATACAAATACGTCGGCAACAAGATCCTGACCTGGATCGAAAACCGGCTGAGCGGCACGCGGCTGAGCGAGTTTCACTCCGGCTACCGGGCCTACTCGGTCCATGCGCTGAACACGATCCCGCTGGATGGGCTTACTACCAACTGGCACTTCGATACACAGATTATTCTGGAGTTCTTGAAGCGCGGCTACCGCATCCAGGAAGTGCCGATCCCCACCTACTACGGCGACGAGATCTGCCACGTCAACGGCATTCCCTACGCCATCAACTGCATCCGCGAAACGCTTAAGTTCGCGCTACTCTACCGCTGGAGAATGAATGCTGCACTACCGCTTGCATCGCGACCCAAAAAGTAG